The following are encoded together in the Asticcacaulis sp. genome:
- a CDS encoding DUF1653 domain-containing protein produces MPLTTSFYKSAIPRGTYRHYKNKLYRVFGTVTHSETEEDLVLYAPLGQTAGEARLWVRPMGMFTETVMTGTGPVPRFAFVEAFPDFTEGDN; encoded by the coding sequence ATGCCCCTGACAACCTCGTTTTATAAAAGCGCCATTCCGCGCGGCACCTATCGCCATTACAAGAACAAGCTCTATCGCGTCTTTGGCACCGTGACCCATTCGGAAACCGAGGAAGATCTGGTGCTTTACGCGCCGCTCGGCCAGACCGCCGGCGAGGCCCGCCTTTGGGTAAGACCGATGGGCATGTTTACGGAAACGGTCATGACTGGAACCGGCCCTGTGCCGCGCTTTGCCTTTGTGGAAGCCTTCCCTGATTTTACGGAAGGCGACAATTGA
- the thiD gene encoding bifunctional hydroxymethylpyrimidine kinase/phosphomethylpyrimidine kinase, with protein MQRVLIIAGSDSSGGAGIQADIKAVTCLGGYAMTAITALTVQNTLGVSDVMAVPPAIITAQALACLDDIGADAIKTGMLADIAVMEAVSLVIEGAKVFTVIDPVMVAKGGHALMNHHAVDAMKALMLPLADLLTPNAPEAAALTGLKVETEDDMRKAGEALLAMGAKNVLIKGGHIETPDVVDLLITRQGEHRFTSERINTRHTHGTGCTLASACAALTREARPLEETVGLARDYVGGAILMAPGLGEGHGPLRHNWLL; from the coding sequence ATGCAGCGCGTTTTAATCATTGCCGGCTCCGATTCATCGGGCGGCGCCGGTATCCAGGCCGATATCAAGGCGGTGACCTGCCTGGGTGGTTATGCCATGACCGCGATCACGGCCCTGACCGTGCAGAATACGCTGGGTGTCTCCGATGTCATGGCTGTGCCGCCGGCGATCATCACGGCCCAGGCTCTGGCCTGCCTCGATGATATCGGCGCTGACGCCATCAAGACCGGAATGCTGGCTGATATTGCCGTCATGGAGGCGGTGTCATTGGTGATTGAAGGCGCAAAAGTCTTCACCGTCATCGATCCGGTGATGGTGGCTAAAGGCGGTCATGCCCTGATGAACCATCATGCGGTAGACGCAATGAAGGCGCTGATGCTGCCGTTGGCTGACCTGCTCACCCCCAATGCGCCTGAAGCGGCGGCGCTGACCGGCCTGAAGGTCGAAACGGAAGACGATATGCGCAAGGCGGGCGAGGCCCTGCTGGCCATGGGCGCCAAAAATGTGCTGATCAAGGGCGGCCATATCGAGACACCGGATGTGGTCGATTTGCTGATCACGCGCCAGGGCGAGCATCGCTTTACCTCGGAACGCATCAATACCCGGCATACGCACGGCACGGGCTGTACTCTGGCGTCGGCTTGCGCGGCCCTGACGCGCGAAGCGCGGCCGCTTGAGGAAACGGTCGGGCTGGCGAGGGATTATGTTGGCGGGGCGATCCTGATGGCGCCCGGCTTGGGGGAAGGCCACGGGCCGCTGCGCCATAACTGGTTGCTCTGA
- the murB gene encoding UDP-N-acetylmuramate dehydrogenase, translating into MSWIADLPLVRGKIMTRAALAPFTWFRVGGPADVIFLPEDAADLSEFLKNLDPGIPVLTIGVGSNLLVRDGGIDGVVIRLGRNFADVTPRGDARIEAGAAALDANVAKVAAQNGIAGLEFYRGVPGTIGGALTMNAGCYGSETKDVLVEAYAITRAGERITISNADMGFRYRHSEPEGVIYTGALFQGTPDDVAAVTERMEAITARREQTQPIREKTGGSTFKNPEGKSAWQCVDEAGWRGKLFGAAKFSELHSNFMINTGDATAAELEGLGEAVRADVMTKLGIDLHWEIKRIGKPRT; encoded by the coding sequence ATGAGTTGGATCGCCGACCTGCCGCTGGTGCGCGGCAAGATCATGACCCGCGCCGCGCTGGCGCCTTTTACCTGGTTCCGCGTCGGCGGGCCGGCCGATGTTATCTTTCTGCCGGAAGATGCCGCTGATCTCAGCGAATTCCTGAAAAATCTCGATCCCGGCATCCCGGTCCTGACCATCGGCGTCGGTTCCAACCTGCTGGTGCGTGACGGTGGTATCGACGGCGTGGTGATCCGTCTGGGCCGCAACTTTGCTGATGTCACGCCGCGCGGCGATGCCCGCATCGAGGCGGGCGCGGCGGCGCTGGATGCCAATGTCGCCAAGGTAGCGGCGCAAAACGGCATTGCCGGCTTGGAATTCTATCGCGGCGTACCGGGCACCATCGGCGGCGCCCTGACCATGAATGCCGGCTGCTATGGTTCCGAAACCAAGGACGTGCTGGTCGAGGCCTACGCCATCACCCGCGCCGGTGAACGCATTACCATTTCTAATGCCGATATGGGTTTCCGCTATCGCCATTCCGAACCGGAAGGCGTGATCTACACAGGGGCCCTTTTCCAGGGCACGCCGGATGATGTCGCCGCCGTTACCGAACGCATGGAGGCCATCACCGCCCGCCGCGAGCAGACCCAGCCGATCCGTGAAAAGACCGGGGGTTCGACCTTCAAGAACCCGGAAGGCAAGAGCGCCTGGCAATGCGTCGATGAGGCCGGCTGGCGCGGAAAACTCTTCGGCGCGGCCAAGTTCTCGGAACTACATTCCAATTTCATGATCAATACCGGCGACGCCACCGCTGCCGAGCTGGAAGGTTTGGGCGAGGCCGTGCGCGCCGATGTGATGACCAAGCTGGGCATAGACCTGCACTGGGAAATCAAGCGGATTGGCAAGCCGCGGACTTGA
- the murC gene encoding UDP-N-acetylmuramate--L-alanine ligase, producing the protein MTLHSRRPTPFDLGPVHFVGIGGIGMSGIAEIMIKIGYKVQGSDAKASANTERLEKLGAQIFIGHEAAHVSEGVCALVYSTAVKQDNPEMVEARRRRIPLVRRAEMLAELMRLQFSIAVGGTHGKTTTTSMVAALLDAGGLDPTVVNGGIINNYGTNAKVGDGDWIVVEADESDGSFLRLKSTLAIVTNIDAEHLDHWGDFDAVKKGFCDFIENIPFYGFAAVCIDHPEVQALAAKIDNRRLIPYGVSPQAEVRCANIEFGPEGACFDVIFQPTGAEAFAWEKLKLPMTGNHNVSNATAAIAIARELGIGEDDIRKGLAGFGGVKRRFTTTGVVDGIRVIDDYGHHPVEIAAVLKAARQVTTGRVIAVVQPHRYTRLRDLMNEFSSCFHDADMVIVADVYSAGEQPIEGVDKAHLVEGLHRFGHRHAVALDTPTHLAGLVAAEARPGDLVVCLGAGDITQWAYALPGQLEALKA; encoded by the coding sequence ATGACCCTCCATTCCAGGCGCCCGACGCCTTTCGATCTCGGCCCCGTCCATTTTGTCGGCATCGGCGGCATCGGCATGAGCGGCATCGCCGAAATCATGATCAAGATCGGCTACAAGGTGCAGGGTTCCGACGCCAAGGCCTCGGCCAATACGGAGCGCCTGGAAAAGCTCGGTGCGCAGATATTCATCGGCCACGAGGCGGCGCACGTTTCGGAAGGGGTTTGTGCCCTGGTCTATTCGACGGCGGTGAAACAGGATAACCCGGAAATGGTCGAGGCGCGCCGCCGCCGCATCCCGCTGGTGCGCCGCGCTGAAATGCTGGCCGAACTGATGCGTCTGCAATTCTCCATTGCCGTAGGGGGCACACATGGCAAGACGACGACCACGTCGATGGTGGCGGCTCTGCTCGATGCCGGCGGCCTGGACCCAACGGTCGTCAATGGCGGCATCATCAACAATTACGGCACCAATGCCAAGGTGGGCGACGGCGACTGGATCGTGGTCGAGGCCGATGAATCCGATGGCTCCTTCCTGCGCCTGAAATCGACCCTGGCCATCGTCACCAATATCGATGCCGAACACCTCGACCATTGGGGCGATTTTGACGCGGTGAAGAAGGGGTTCTGCGACTTCATCGAGAATATCCCCTTCTATGGGTTCGCCGCCGTCTGCATCGATCATCCGGAAGTCCAGGCCCTGGCCGCGAAGATCGATAACCGCCGCCTGATCCCCTATGGTGTCAGTCCGCAGGCCGAGGTGCGTTGCGCCAATATTGAATTTGGTCCGGAAGGCGCGTGTTTCGACGTCATTTTCCAGCCGACCGGTGCGGAAGCCTTTGCGTGGGAGAAACTGAAACTGCCGATGACAGGCAACCACAATGTTTCCAACGCCACGGCCGCCATCGCCATCGCCCGTGAACTGGGTATCGGCGAAGACGATATCCGCAAAGGCCTGGCCGGCTTCGGCGGGGTCAAGCGCCGCTTCACGACCACGGGCGTGGTCGATGGTATCCGCGTCATCGATGATTACGGTCACCATCCGGTCGAGATCGCCGCCGTGTTGAAAGCCGCGCGTCAGGTTACCACGGGCCGTGTTATCGCCGTGGTCCAGCCGCACCGCTATACGCGTCTGCGCGACCTGATGAACGAGTTCTCCTCCTGCTTCCATGATGCCGATATGGTGATCGTGGCCGATGTCTATTCCGCCGGCGAACAGCCGATCGAGGGTGTAGACAAGGCGCATCTGGTCGAGGGGCTGCACCGCTTCGGTCATCGTCATGCCGTGGCACTCGATACCCCGACGCATTTGGCGGGTCTGGTCGCGGCGGAAGCCAGGCCGGGCGATCTGGTGGTATGCCTGGGCGCCGGCGACATCACCCAGTGGGCTTATGCCCTGCCGGGCCAGCTTGAGGCGTTGAAAGCATGA
- the folP gene encoding dihydropteroate synthase — MTLLSRVAKGPLIMGIINVTPDSFSDGGTYDALEQARRLIAEGVDVLDIGGESTRPGAEPVSAEAEIARVVPVIAAIAAEWPGAISVDTLKPEVARAAFQTGASVWNDVTALTHTPESLDVAAELGGDIILMHMQGEPRTMQAAPHYDDVVAEVEAWLLARAEAAIRAGVSPDRIWLDPGIGFGKTLDHNLALIRATDRLASHGFPLLMAASRKRFIAALEEREGGVASAAQNRIGGTLAVHLHAIANGAKMVRVHDVLAMRQAMRVWSALQGHSC; from the coding sequence ATGACCTTGCTCAGCCGCGTCGCCAAAGGCCCGTTGATCATGGGCATTATCAACGTAACGCCCGACAGCTTTTCCGATGGCGGCACCTATGACGCGCTCGAACAGGCGCGGCGGCTGATCGCGGAAGGCGTCGATGTGCTCGATATCGGCGGGGAATCCACGCGGCCGGGGGCTGAACCGGTCAGCGCCGAAGCGGAAATCGCCCGCGTTGTGCCGGTCATCGCTGCCATTGCCGCCGAATGGCCGGGCGCGATCAGTGTTGATACACTCAAGCCCGAAGTGGCGCGCGCGGCTTTTCAGACCGGCGCCAGCGTCTGGAATGATGTCACGGCGCTTACACATACGCCGGAAAGCCTCGACGTGGCGGCGGAACTGGGTGGCGATATTATCCTGATGCACATGCAGGGCGAGCCGCGCACCATGCAGGCCGCACCGCACTATGATGACGTGGTGGCGGAGGTGGAAGCCTGGCTGCTGGCGCGTGCCGAGGCCGCCATACGGGCAGGCGTGTCGCCTGACCGTATCTGGCTCGATCCGGGCATCGGTTTCGGCAAGACGCTCGATCACAACCTGGCCCTGATCCGCGCCACGGACCGGCTGGCCTCGCACGGTTTTCCGCTGTTGATGGCGGCCTCGCGCAAGCGCTTTATCGCCGCTCTGGAAGAACGGGAAGGGGGCGTGGCTTCGGCTGCCCAGAACCGCATCGGCGGCACCTTGGCGGTGCATTTGCACGCCATTGCCAATGGCGCTAAAATGGTGCGAGTCCATGATGTGCTTGCCATGAGGCAGGCCATGCGGGTATGGAGCGCGCTCCAAGGACATTCTTGTTGA
- a CDS encoding type II toxin-antitoxin system RelE/ParE family toxin: MADYKLSRKAEADLRAIAAFTVDTFGIAQARTYRDGLLDAFIRISAHPEIGASLTHIFPDTRRLVHGSHIIYYRVTLSQIFVRRILHQSQDPLRHL; encoded by the coding sequence ATGGCTGATTACAAGCTTAGCCGTAAGGCTGAAGCCGATCTGCGCGCTATAGCCGCCTTTACTGTGGACACTTTCGGCATCGCGCAGGCAAGAACCTATCGTGATGGATTGCTTGATGCTTTTATTCGCATCTCTGCACATCCCGAAATTGGCGCATCCCTCACTCACATATTTCCAGATACCCGCCGCCTCGTGCACGGTTCACATATTATTTATTATCGCGTGACCCTGTCTCAGATTTTTGTTCGCCGTATCCTGCATCAGTCGCAAGACCCACTTCGTCATCTTTAA
- a CDS encoding NAD(P)-dependent oxidoreductase has product MKVGFIGLGSMGAAIAPNLIRAGHEVSVWNRSPEKADPLVAGGALRAVTPAEASRGDAVFTMLADDAAVEGVSEAILSSLSAGGVHISLSTISVALADKLTEAHAAKGQHFVSAPVFGRPPVAAEGKLFIAAAGSDMAIKEAMPLLEVIGQKVQVFGDKPSAANLVKLAGNFLIVNVTEALGEAMALVAKGESKRPTCSTS; this is encoded by the coding sequence ATGAAGGTTGGTTTTATCGGTTTGGGCAGTATGGGGGCGGCGATTGCGCCGAATCTGATCCGGGCGGGGCACGAGGTTTCGGTGTGGAATCGTTCGCCGGAAAAGGCCGACCCGCTGGTCGCCGGCGGTGCGCTCCGCGCCGTCACACCGGCCGAGGCCAGCCGGGGCGATGCCGTCTTTACCATGCTGGCGGATGACGCGGCGGTCGAAGGTGTGTCAGAGGCCATCTTGTCCAGTCTGTCGGCCGGTGGTGTCCATATATCTCTCAGCACGATCAGCGTGGCCCTGGCCGACAAGCTGACTGAGGCCCATGCCGCCAAGGGGCAGCATTTTGTCTCGGCGCCGGTATTTGGTCGTCCGCCCGTGGCGGCGGAAGGCAAGCTGTTTATCGCGGCCGCCGGAAGCGACATGGCCATCAAAGAAGCCATGCCGCTGCTGGAGGTGATCGGCCAGAAGGTGCAGGTTTTTGGTGATAAACCCTCGGCTGCCAATCTGGTCAAGCTGGCGGGCAATTTCCTGATCGTCAATGTCACGGAAGCGTTGGGGGAGGCCATGGCGCTGGTGGCCAAGGGGGAGTCGAAAAGGCCGACCTGCTCGACTTCCTGA